The Streptomyces sp. HSG2 genome has a segment encoding these proteins:
- a CDS encoding response regulator transcription factor translates to MQTGVQRVRVVVADDHPVYRAGVTRALDQSGQVQVVAEAADGMEALELIREHEPDVALVDYQMPKLDGIAVIRAVAREGLPVRSVLLSAFTDDALVFDAVREGAAGYLAKDASVREITETVTKVSRGGTVLPSDLTKGLMDQVRRRAEADRVALSERETQVLRAFAEGRSIPEIAEELYLAPSTVKTHTQRLYEKLEVSDRAAAVAEGMRRGLLE, encoded by the coding sequence ATGCAGACAGGTGTGCAGCGCGTACGAGTGGTCGTGGCCGACGATCACCCCGTCTATCGGGCGGGTGTGACCCGGGCTTTGGACCAGAGCGGCCAGGTGCAGGTCGTGGCCGAGGCCGCGGACGGCATGGAGGCCCTGGAGTTGATCCGCGAGCACGAGCCGGACGTGGCTCTCGTGGACTATCAGATGCCGAAGCTCGACGGCATAGCGGTGATCCGGGCCGTGGCCCGCGAGGGGCTTCCGGTGCGGTCGGTGCTGCTCTCCGCCTTCACCGACGACGCCCTGGTGTTCGACGCCGTGCGGGAGGGGGCGGCGGGATACCTCGCCAAGGACGCCTCGGTCCGCGAGATCACCGAGACGGTCACCAAGGTCTCCCGGGGCGGCACGGTGCTGCCCAGCGACCTCACCAAAGGCTTGATGGACCAGGTCAGGCGCCGGGCGGAAGCCGACCGGGTGGCGCTCAGCGAGCGTGAGACACAGGTGCTGAGGGCCTTCGCCGAGGGACGGAGCATCCCCGAGATCGCCGAGGAGCTCTACCTGGCACCGAGCACCGTCAAGACGCACACCCAGCGGCTCTACGAGAAGCTGGAGGTGAGCGACCGGGCCGCGGCCGTCGCCGAGGGCATGCGGCGCGGCCTCCTCGAGTGA
- a CDS encoding ATP-binding protein gives MTAAAGRSRRPARAGGYLESQAEAQALVGERVQSILRLVIVVLVAVQLILFPPRRNEHLCGVVLVVYALWAGIVLWRIWRPDHRPTEATWRLLLIDLLALGSLLAISGGFQTPDITHPPVGDAFFLIPVLAAFQLRPGVTAVMTAASAAVFVPAVVLEFGSPDSWWPIVVYVVHLVLLGFICTLLSRVQRDRARSVGRLMANGRELLGQAMDAAERERRSLAEYLHNESLQNVLAARHEIEEARTTGTTEPLERAEETLAEASRQMRSVLTELHPVILEHLGLEGAVRRLVQNTEQRADLRIQARFGTIPRFEAERVAFNAAHELLNNVAQHADAHSCLVDLRVRNGRLLLRVEDDGRGIRPDALESSIRRGHIGLASLRVRIEAAGGTIKLLSRRPQGTTVLVELPLDEEAPD, from the coding sequence GTGACCGCTGCAGCAGGCAGGAGCCGGCGACCCGCTCGGGCGGGGGGCTATCTGGAATCCCAGGCCGAGGCCCAGGCCTTGGTCGGCGAGCGGGTCCAGAGCATTCTGCGTCTGGTGATCGTGGTTCTGGTCGCCGTGCAGCTCATCCTGTTCCCGCCCCGACGCAACGAGCACCTGTGCGGAGTGGTCCTCGTCGTCTACGCGCTGTGGGCGGGGATCGTGCTGTGGCGCATCTGGCGGCCCGACCACCGCCCCACGGAGGCCACCTGGCGGCTGCTTCTGATCGACCTGCTGGCCCTCGGAAGCCTTCTGGCCATCTCCGGGGGGTTCCAGACCCCCGACATCACCCATCCGCCGGTCGGCGACGCCTTCTTCCTGATCCCCGTCCTGGCCGCCTTCCAGCTGCGACCCGGGGTCACCGCGGTGATGACGGCCGCGAGCGCGGCGGTGTTCGTGCCGGCGGTGGTCCTGGAATTCGGCAGTCCGGACAGTTGGTGGCCGATCGTCGTGTACGTGGTGCACCTGGTGTTGCTGGGGTTCATCTGCACCCTGCTCTCCAGGGTCCAACGGGACCGCGCCCGCAGCGTCGGCAGGTTGATGGCCAACGGCCGGGAGCTGCTCGGGCAGGCGATGGACGCCGCCGAGCGGGAACGCCGCAGCCTTGCCGAGTACCTCCACAACGAGAGCCTGCAGAACGTCCTCGCCGCCCGCCACGAGATCGAGGAGGCGCGCACGACCGGGACGACCGAGCCCCTGGAACGGGCCGAGGAGACGCTCGCCGAGGCGAGTCGGCAGATGCGCTCGGTGCTGACCGAGCTGCATCCGGTCATCCTGGAGCACCTGGGGCTGGAGGGGGCGGTGCGCCGCCTGGTGCAGAACACGGAGCAACGCGCGGACCTGCGGATCCAGGCCCGGTTCGGCACCATCCCGCGGTTCGAGGCGGAGCGGGTCGCCTTCAACGCGGCGCACGAGCTGCTGAACAACGTCGCACAGCACGCGGACGCCCACAGCTGCCTCGTCGACCTGCGGGTCAGGAACGGCCGACTTCTCCTGCGTGTCGAGGACGACGGGCGCGGCATCCGCCCCGACGCCCTGGAGAGCAGCATCCGGCGTGGCCACATCGGCCTCGCCTCGCTCCGGGTTCGGATCGAGGCCGCGGGAGGCACCATCAAGCTGCTCTCGCGCCGCCCCCAGGGGACGACCGTCCTCGTGGAACTCCCGTTGGACGAGGAGGCGCCGGACTAG
- the lhgO gene encoding L-2-hydroxyglutarate oxidase has translation MVRRTVAHDCDVLVVGGGIVGLSTAWAITRAAPGTRVTVLEKEGGPARHQTGRNSGVVHSGVYYRPGSLKARYAVRGAADMIKFCAEYDVPHAVPGKLIVATDRAELPRLHALAQRGRENGIPVRELGTAQMAEYEPEVGGLAAIHVPTTGICDYAAVAGRLAAASGAEIRYGARVLSVDRRPSLGVAVRTGSGEVVRGRHLVNCAGLHSDEIARAAGDDPGVRIIPFRGEYFELARPELVRGLVYPVPDPAFPFLGVHLTRGVDGTVHVGPNAVPALAREGYTPGTVRPRELATTLAWPGSWRLARRHWRYGAGELRRSLSKRAFTESVRRLLPSVREDDLLPTASGVRAQAVPADGTLADDFLITEGPRTTHVLNAPSPAATAALPIGREVARRVLDALDER, from the coding sequence ATGGTGCGGCGGACGGTCGCTCACGACTGCGACGTGCTGGTGGTCGGCGGCGGGATCGTCGGTCTCTCGACCGCCTGGGCGATCACCCGCGCGGCACCCGGCACCCGGGTCACCGTCCTGGAGAAGGAGGGCGGCCCGGCCCGCCACCAGACCGGTCGCAACAGCGGCGTCGTCCACAGCGGCGTCTACTACCGTCCGGGCTCCCTCAAGGCCCGCTACGCCGTCCGCGGCGCGGCCGACATGATCAAGTTCTGCGCCGAGTACGATGTCCCGCACGCCGTGCCGGGCAAGCTGATCGTGGCCACCGACCGCGCCGAGTTGCCCCGCCTGCACGCTCTGGCCCAGCGTGGCCGGGAGAACGGCATCCCCGTCCGCGAGTTGGGCACGGCACAGATGGCGGAGTACGAACCGGAGGTCGGCGGCCTCGCCGCGATCCACGTGCCGACCACCGGAATCTGCGACTACGCGGCGGTGGCCGGACGACTCGCGGCGGCCTCCGGGGCGGAGATCCGCTATGGGGCGCGTGTGCTGAGCGTCGACCGCCGCCCCTCCCTCGGAGTCGCCGTCCGGACGGGCTCCGGCGAGGTGGTCCGCGGCCGTCACCTGGTCAACTGCGCCGGCCTGCACAGCGACGAGATCGCCCGGGCGGCCGGAGACGACCCGGGAGTGCGGATCATCCCCTTCCGCGGCGAGTACTTCGAGCTGGCCCGCCCCGAGCTGGTGCGTGGGCTGGTCTATCCCGTCCCCGACCCGGCGTTCCCCTTCCTCGGCGTGCATCTGACCCGAGGCGTCGACGGGACCGTGCACGTCGGACCGAACGCGGTCCCCGCCCTGGCCCGGGAGGGCTACACCCCGGGCACCGTCCGACCCCGCGAGCTGGCGACCACGCTCGCCTGGCCCGGCTCCTGGCGCCTGGCCCGTCGTCACTGGCGGTACGGCGCCGGCGAGCTGCGGCGCTCCCTCTCCAAGAGGGCCTTCACCGAGTCGGTCCGCCGCCTCCTGCCCTCGGTGCGCGAGGACGACCTGCTGCCGACCGCCTCCGGCGTGCGAGCCCAGGCGGTGCCGGCCGACGGGACCCTGGCGGACGACTTCCTGATCACCGAGGGCCCGCGCACGACGCACGTGCTCAACGCGCCCTCCCCCGCCGCGACGGCGGCGCTGCCCATCGGGCGGGAGGTGGCCCGCCGGGTCCTCGACGCGCTTGACGAGCGGTAG